The following coding sequences are from one Salvia hispanica cultivar TCC Black 2014 chromosome 3, UniMelb_Shisp_WGS_1.0, whole genome shotgun sequence window:
- the LOC125209493 gene encoding berberine bridge enzyme-like 8 — MSHFPLYSLFLLFCYLNSSSYASTDSFIPCLTTRNVPQSIIYTTHSKNYTSVLQEYIRNDRFKTSQTLKPTLILTPTDESQVGKVVICAKAATLHLRIRSGGHDYEGLSYTSKSPFAILDMLNLRSIQIDLTNQTAPTPTAWVQSGATLGELYYKIWETSETLAFPAGVCPTLGIGGHISGGGYGNLLRKYGLSIDNVVDARVVDASGRILDREAMGEDLFWAIRGGGAASFAVVLAFKVKLVTIPNPVTVFEVTKTQDENATEILHRWQFIADKFDNDLFVRAEILPSGNAAATVTFVAMYLGNSDDFVRISTTQFPELGLEKHHCKEMSWIKAAMRWAKFPDDAPVMDLLAQNQGASTFKVKSDYVTSPISITGLDGLLRRIGDGFTLQFNPYGGRMNEIPATAAAFPHREGNIFKIQYFYMWNEVGPGVVDKHLEIVRDLYDYMEPFVSKNPRRAFLNYRDIEIGSKSEGDGVDAYNEAKIYGKKYFGDNFDRLVRIKSVVDPSNFFSHEQSIPPLPNKRIQTRKEF, encoded by the coding sequence ATGAGTCACTTTCCGCTTTATAGTCTTTTCCTCttgttttgttatttgaatTCTTCTTCTTACGCTTCTACGGACTCATTCATTCCATGCCTAACAACAAGAAATGTCCCACAATCCATAATTTACACAACACATAGCAAAAACTACACCTCAGTTCTCCAAGAATACATCAGAAATGACCGTTTCAAAACTTCCCAAACCCTAAAACCAACCCTAATCTTAACCCCAACCGACGAATCCCAAGTTGGAAAGGTCGTGATATGCGCGAAGGCGGCCACTCTGCATCTTAGAATCCGGAGCGGTGGCCACGACTATGAAGGCCTCTCCTACACATCCAAATCCCCATTCGCCATCCTGGACATGTTAAACCTGAGGTCTATCCAGATAGACCTGACAAACCAGACTGCACCCACACCCACTGCTTGGGTGCAGTCTGGCGCTACACTTGGTGAGCTATACTACAAAATCTGGGAAACAAGCGAAACCCTAGCTTTCCCGGCCGGTGTCTGCCCCACCTTAGGAATCGGCGGCCACATCAGCGGCGGCGGCTACGGCAATCTCCTTCGAAAATACGGCCTCTCCATCGACAACGTGGTCGATGCAAGAGTAGTCGATGCTAGCGGGAGAATCCTCGACCGGGAGGCGATGGGCGAAGACCTTTTCTGGGCCATCAGAGGCGGCGGCGCCGCCAGTTTCGCGGTGGTCCTGGCGTTCAAAGTCAAATTAGTCACTATACCTAATCCAGTGACGGTTTTTGAGGTCACGAAAACCCAAGACGAAAACGCGACGGAAATTCTCCACCGCTGGCAATTTATAGCCGACAAATTCGACAACGATTTATTCGTTAGGGCTGAAATCTTGCCAAGTGGGAACGCGGCAGCTACCGTTACTTTTGTAGCAATGTACCTCGGAAATTCAGATGACTTCGTCCGAATTTCCACGACGCAGTTTCCCGAGCTAGGGTTAGAGAAACATCATTGCAAGGAAATGAGTTGGATCAAAGCCGCCATGCGATGGGCAAAATTCCCCGACGACGCCCCAGTAATGGACTTGCTAGCCCAAAACCAGGGCGCGTCCACGTTCAAAGTCAAATCGGACTATGTGACAAGCCCAATTTCAATAACCGGACTCGATGGATTGCTCAGGCGGATCGGAGATGGTTTTACTTTGCAATTCAATCCGTACGGCGGCCGAATGAATGAGATtccggcgacggcggcggcaTTTCCTCATAGGGAGGGGAACATTTTCAAGATTCAATACTTCTATATGTGGAATGAAGTAGGCCCGGGGGTGGTGGATAAACATTTAGAGATAGTGAGGGATTTGTATGATTACATGGAGCCGTTTGTGTCCAAGAACCCGAGGAGGGCTTTTTTGAACTATAGAGATATTGAGATTGGTAGCAAATCCGAGGGAGATGGCGTGGATGCTTATAATGAGGCTAAGATTTATGGGAAGAAATATTTTGGGGATAATTTTGATAGATTGGTGAGAATTAAGAGTGTGGTTGATCCCTCTAATTTCTTTAGCCATGAGCAGAGCATTCCACCTCTGCCAAATAAGAGAATCCAAACAAGAAAGGAGTTTTAG
- the LOC125210991 gene encoding berberine bridge enzyme-like 13, which translates to MGYPTSSFLTLHTLVAIIVISSCASQPIHESFYQCINLNSELSIPFSTAFSTPANASFNSILQSSAQNLRCLVSSMPKPKLIFTPLVESHVQAAVICAKELGTQLRVRSGGHDYEGLSYISQADQPFIILDLSKLRSITVDIFDNSAWAQAGATVGELSYRISQKSKTHGFPAGLCPSLGIGGHITGGAYGPMMRKYGLGADNVIDARIVDASGRILDRESMGEDLFWAIRGGGGGSFGIILSWKVRLVPVPGIVTVFTVPKTLEHDATKILVKWQQIADKLDEDLFIRVIIQAADGPQKGQRMVQTLYNALFLGRADRLINLVEASFPELGLTRKDCIEMSWIESVLYIAGYPAKTPPEVLLQGKSLFKNYFKAKSDFVRKPIPESGLVGLWNRLKAEDSPLMILNPYGGMMGKIPESEIPFPHRKGVIYKIQYLTLWNDDKPESEAKHVAWIRELYDYMAAYASMLPREAYVNYRDLDLGENRNGSSFIEASSWGMRYFKGNFGRLVRVKTKVDPDNFFRHEQSIPTLPLMDADGTGETMIH; encoded by the coding sequence ATGGGATATCCCACCTCTTCTTTTctcacactacacacacttgtAGCAATAATAGTAATCTCTTCTTGTGCCTCCCAACCAATTCATGAATCCTTCTATCAATGCATCAACCTCAACTCCGAGCTTTCCATCCCTTTCTCGACCGCATTTTCGACTCCGGCCAACGCCTCTTTCAACTCAATCCTCCAGTCTTCTGCACAAAACCTAAGATGCCTAGTCTCATCCATGCCAAAGCCTAAACTCATCTTCACACCGTTGGTCGAATCGCACGTCCAGGCTGCCGTGATCTGCGCTAAGGAGCTTGGGACTCAGCTCAGAGTCAGGAGTGGCGGCCATGACTACGAGGGCCTTTCTTACATCTCACAAGCCGACCAACCGTTCATCATACTCGACTTGTCCAAACTCCGGTCCATCACTGTGGATATCTTCGACAATAGCGCCTGGGCCCAGGCAGGCGCTACTGTCGGGGAACTATCCTACAGGATATCCCAGAAAAGCAAAACCCACGGATTCCCTGCAGGACTCTGTCCCAGTTTGGGAATCGGTGGGCATATAACAGGCGGGGCCTACGGTCCGATGATGCGGAAGTATGGCCTTGGCGCAGACAATGTGATCGATGCTAGGATTGTCGATGCCAGTGGTAGGATTCTTGATAGGGAATCGATGGGGGAGGACTTGTTCTGGGCAATCAGGGGTGGTGGCGGGGGTAGTTTTGGGATTATCTTGTCCTGGAAAGTGAGGCTAGTCCCAGTTCCAGGGATTGTCACAGTATTCACTGTACCAAAAACCCTGGAACACGACGCGACAAAAATCCTCGTCAAGTGGCAGCAGATTGCTGACAAACTCGATGAGGATCTCTTCATCAGGGTGATCATACAGGCGGCAGACGGCCCCCAGAAGGGCCAAAGGATGGTGCAAACCTTGTACAATGCGTTGTTTCTTGGCAGGGCCGACAGACTGATCAATCTTGTCGAAGCGAGCTTTCCTGAACTTGGATTGACGCGGAAAGATTGCATAGAAATGAGTTGGATTGAATCTGTGCTCTACATTGCAGGTTATCCTGCCAAAACTCCCCCTGAAGTCCTGCTTCAGGGGAAGTCCCTTTTCAAGAATTACTTCAAGGCGAAGTCGGACTTTGTCAGGAAGCCAATTCCAGAGTCTGGCCTAGTCGGACTCTGGAACCGCCTGAAGGCCGAGGATTCGCCACTGATGATACTAAATCCCTACGGTGGAATGATGGGGAAGATTCCGGAGTCTGAGATCCCGTTTCCACACAGGAAAGGGGTGATCTACAAGATCCAATACCTAACCCTTTGGAACGACGATAAGCCAGAAAGCGAGGCGAAGCACGTGGCATGGATAAGGGAGCTCTACGACTACATGGCCGCATATGCCTCAATGCTTCCTCGAGAAGCCTACGTGAACTACAGGGATCTCGACTTGGGAGAGAACAGGAACGGGTCGAGCTTCATTGAGGCGAGCTCGTGGGGCATGAGGTATTTCAAGGGGAACTTCGGGAGGCTGGTGCGGGTGAAGACGAAGGTTGATCCGGATAATTTCTTCAGGCATGAACAGAGCATTCCTACTCTGCCATTGATGGATGCAGATGGAACAGGGGAGACTATGATTCATTGA
- the LOC125209494 gene encoding berberine bridge enzyme-like 23 — protein MESHILVRVLVFSQIFVRFCYANQESFIQCMSSNPSLGYIKKFDFIHSRNSLSYRSLLQSAEQNPRWINSTTSEPELIITPYNAGEIRTAITCSKKHGFQLRIKSGGHDYEGLSYTCKTPYVLVDLVNLRSISIHLEDETAWVQTGATLGELYYNIAQKSKVHAFPAGLCPSVGVGGHISGGGLGTLVRKNGLAADNVIDAYLMNADGEILDRKSMGEDLFWAIRGGGGASFGIILAWRIKLVRVPETVTVFTVKRKLDGEAVELVGKWQHVASRLPENLFIRVVLQHIAGTGEAIFNALFLGNAEELLPLMKMRFPELGVKELDCIEMSWIESAIYFAGFESSSSPEVLLDRIVRYKSSFKAKSDFVQRPLPESALSGIIERLAREDIAFAIMDPFGGKMDEIGESESPFPHRKGNLLNVQYLVKWDGGETTRHVGWIDEVYGFMEGYVSSSPRGAYLNYRDLDLGFGEGAESSYSRGIVWGRKYFKGNFERLVRVKTMADPHNFFRHQQSIPMLLL, from the coding sequence ATGGAATCTCACATACTAGTTCGTGTCCTAGTTTTCTCACAAATTTTCGTAAGGTTTTGCTATGCAAATCAAGAAAGTTTTATCCAATGTATGTCTAGTAATCCTTCTTTAGgatacatcaaaaaattcgATTTCATCCATTCTCGAAATTCTCTATCGTATCGCAGTCTCCTGCAGTCTGCAGAGCAGAATCCGAGATGGATCAACTCGACAACCTCAGAACCGGAGCTCATCATCACCCCGTACAACGCTGGTGAGATTCGAACCGCCATAACGTGTTCCAAGAAGCACGGATTCCAACTCAGGATAAAGAGCGGGGGCCACGACTACGAGGGCCTATCCTACACATGTAAAACTCCGTACGTGCTCGTTGACCTAGTCAACCTCCGCTCAATCAGCATCCATCTCGAGGACGAGACGGCTTGGGTGCAGACCGGTGCTACACTTGGCGaactatattataatatagCTCAAAAGAGCAAAGTCCACGCCTTCCCCGCTGGGCTGTGCCCCAGCGTTGGCGTGGGCGGCCACATCAGCGGCGGCGGATTAGGCACGCTGGTCCGGAAAAACGGCCTCGCGGCCGACAACGTGATTGACGCGTATTTAATGAATGCTGACGGCGAGATTCTCGATAGAAAATCTATGGGCGAGGATCTATTCTGGGCAATCAGAGGCGGGGGAGGGGCGAGCTTCGGGATCATCCTCGCGTGGAGGATCAAGCTCGTCCGAGTCCCAGAAACAGTCACTGTTTTCACCGTGAAGCGGAAACTAGACGGGGAAGCGGTTGAATTGGTCGGAAAATGGCAGCACGTCGCGAGTCGACTACCGGAAAATCTCTTCATACGAGTTGTTCTTCAACACATCGCCGGGACCGGCGAAGCAATCTTCAATGCTCTGTTTTTGGGAAATGCAGAGGAATTGCTGCCGTTGATGAAGATGAGGTTTCCAGAATTAGGGGTGAAGGAATTAGACTGCATTGAGATGAGCTGGATCGAATCGGCGATCTACTTCGCCGGATTCGAATCCAGCAGCTCGCCGGAGGTTTTGCTGGATAGGATTGTGAGGTACAAGAGCTCTTTCAAGGCGAAATCAGATTTCGTGCAAAGGCCTTTGCCGGAATCCGCCTTGTCCGGCATTATCGAGAGGCTTGCGCGGGAGGATATAGCGTTCGCGATCATGGATCCTTTTGGCGGGAAAATGGACGAAATTGGGGAAAGCGAGTCGCCGTTTCCACATAGGAAGGGGAATTTGTTGAACGTACAGTATTTGGTGAAGTGGGATGGTGGCGAGACGACGAGACACGTGGGCTGGATTGATGAGGTGTATGGCTTTATGGAGGGATACGTGTCTTCGTCGCCTCGCGGGGCTTACTTGAACTACAGAGATCTCGATTTAGGGTTTGGCGAGGGGGCAGAGTCGAGCTACTCGCGAGGGATTGTGTGGGGGAGGAAATATTTTAAGGGGAATTTTGAGAGATTGGTGAGGGTTAAAACTATGGCTGATCCTCACAATTTTTTTAGGCATCAACAAAGTATTCCTATGTTGTTATTATAG
- the LOC125211045 gene encoding tubulin beta chain-like: MREILHIQGGQCGNQIGSKFWEVICGEHAIDGIGKYSGDSDLQLERINVYFNEASGGRYVPRSVLMDLEPGTMDSVRSGPFGQLFRPDNFVFGQSGAGNNWAKGHYTEGAELIDSVLDVVRKEAENCDCLQGFQVCHSLGGGTGSGMGTLLISKIREEYPDRMMLTFSVFPSPKVSDTVVEPYNATLSVHQLVENADECMVLDNEALYDICFRTLKFSTPTFGDLNHLISATMSGITCCLRFPGQLNSDLRKLAVNLIPFPRLHFFMVGFAPLTSRGSQQYRALSVPELTQQMWDAKNMMCAADPRHGRYLTASAMFRGKMSTKEVDEQMINVQNKNSSYFVEWIPNNVKSSVCDIPPKGLNMASTFIGNSTSIQEMFRRVSEQFTAMFRRKAFLHWYTGEGMDEMEFTEAESNMNDLVAEYQQYQDAAAEDGYEDEDEDDDDGA; encoded by the exons atgagagaaatttTGCACATTCAAGGGGGCCAATGTGGCAACCAAATCGGCTCCAAATTCTGGGAGGTGATATGCGGCGAGCATGCCATCGACGGCATCGGGAAATACAGCGGCGACTCCGATCTCCAGCTTGAGAGGATCAACGTTTATTTCAATGAGGCCAGCGGCGGGAGGTACGTCCCACGCTCTGTGCTCATGGACCTTGAACCGGGCACTATGGACTCGGTCAGGTCTGGCCCGTTTGGCCAACTTTTCCGGCCGGATAACTTCGTGTTTGGCCAGTCCGGGGCCGGGAATAACTGGGCCAAGGGGCATTACACGGAGGGGGCGGAGTTGATCGATTCCGTGCTTGATGTGGTTCGTAAGGAAGCTGAGAATTGTGATTGTTTGCAAG GATTTCAAGTGTGTCACTCTTTGGGAGGAGGAACCGGGTCCGGCATGGGCACCCTTCTCATTTCGAAGATCCGGGAGGAGTATCCCGACCGTATGATGCTCACATTTTCCGTCTTCCCTTCTCCTAAGGTCTCTGACACCGTCGTGGAGCCCTACAACGCCACTCTCTCTGTGCACCAGCTCGTTGAGAACGCCGACGAGTGTATGGTTCTCGACAACGAGGCTCTCTACGACATATGCTTCCGCACCCTCAAGTTCTCCACCCCTACAT TTGGTGATCTGAACCACTTGATCTCCGCGACAATGAGTGGCATCACGTGCTGTCTCCGTTTCCCGGGGCAGCTCAACTCCGACCTCAGGAAACTGGCGGTGAACCTGATCCCATTCCCGCGCCTCCATTTCTTCATGGTGGGGTTTGCACCCTTGACCTCGAGGGGGTCCCAGCAGTACCGGGCCCTCTCCGTCCCAGAGCTGACTCAGCAGATGTGGGACGCCAAGAACATGATGTGCGCGGCGGACCCGCGCCACGGCCGCTACCTAACGGCCTCGGCCATGTTCCGGGGCAAGATGAGCACGAAAGAGGTGGACGAGCAGATGATCAACGTCCAGAACAAGAACTCGTCCTACTTCGTGGAGTGGATCCCGAACAACGTGAAGTCGAGCGTGTGCGACATCCCGCCCAAGGGCTTGAACATGGCGTCGACCTTCATAGGGAATTCGACGTCGATCCAGGAGATGTTCAGGCGCGTGAGCGAGCAGTTCACGGCCATGTTCCGGCGCAAGGCCTTCTTGCATTGGTACACGGGGGAGGGGATGGATGAGATGGAGTTCACAGAGGCCGAGAGCAACATGAATGACCTCGTCGCTGAGTACCAGCAGTACCAGGACGCGGCCGCTGAGGACGGGTAtgaggacgaggacgaggacgaTGATGACGGTGCCTGA
- the LOC125216568 gene encoding putative germin-like protein 2-1 isoform X1 — protein MSSHFVLLGLLIASCNFVALASDPSPLQDLCVAVSNLSRPVLMNGFPCKNPNSVQAKDFSFSGLHLSGNASNPLGSKVTPVTVLQIPGLNTLGISIARLDFLPGGVNPPHTHPRATEIFTVIQGTFEVGFVTSNPENHLMTKVLNEGDVFVFPEGLVHFQRNKGTGNAVAIAGLSSQSPGVITVANSIFGSNPKIPNDLLAKAFQVDTKTVDSIMSKF, from the exons ATGTCATCCCATTTTGTGTTGCTGGGGCTGCTTATTGCAAGTTGTAATTTCGTTGCCTTGGCTTCTGATCCAAGTCCTCTCCAAGATTTATGTGTTGCTG TCTCCAATCTATCAAGGCCGGTGTTGATGAATGGTTTCCCATgcaaaaaccctaattcgGTTCAAGCAAAAGACTTCTCCTTTAGTGGGCTCCATCTCTCGGGAAACGCCTCGAATCCCTTGGGATCAAAAGTCACCCCCGTGACGGTCTTACAGATTCCGGGGCTAAACACCCTTGGAATCTCAATAGCCCGTCTGGACTTTTTGCCAGGTGGGGTCAACCCGCCCCACACCCATCCTCGTGCAACGGAAATTTTCACGGTTATTCAAGGAACATTTGAGGTCGGGTTTGTGACCTCCAATCCTGAAAATCATCTAATGACCAAAGTACTAAACGAAGGTGATGTTTTTGTGTTTCCGGAGGGACTTGTCCATTTCCAACGCAACAAGGGGACCGGTAACGCTGTCGCCATTGCAGGGCTGAGTAGCCAGAGCCCCGGTGTTATTACGGTTGCGAATTCGATATTTGGATCCAACCCTAAGATTCCTAATGATCTTCTTGCCAAGGCTTTCCAAGTTGATACTAAGACGGTTGATTCGATCATGTCCAAATTCTAG
- the LOC125216568 gene encoding putative germin-like protein 2-1 isoform X2 produces the protein MSSHFVLLGLLIASCNFVALASDPSPLQDLCVADTSRGNFYFMNGFPCKNPNSVQAKDFSFSGLHLSGNASNPLGSKVTPVTVLQIPGLNTLGISIARLDFLPGGVNPPHTHPRATEIFTVIQGTFEVGFVTSNPENHLMTKVLNEGDVFVFPEGLVHFQRNKGTGNAVAIAGLSSQSPGVITVANSIFGSNPKIPNDLLAKAFQVDTKTVDSIMSKF, from the exons ATGTCATCCCATTTTGTGTTGCTGGGGCTGCTTATTGCAAGTTGTAATTTCGTTGCCTTGGCTTCTGATCCAAGTCCTCTCCAAGATTTATGTGTTGCTGATACTAGCCGTGGTAATTTTTACTTC ATGAATGGTTTCCCATgcaaaaaccctaattcgGTTCAAGCAAAAGACTTCTCCTTTAGTGGGCTCCATCTCTCGGGAAACGCCTCGAATCCCTTGGGATCAAAAGTCACCCCCGTGACGGTCTTACAGATTCCGGGGCTAAACACCCTTGGAATCTCAATAGCCCGTCTGGACTTTTTGCCAGGTGGGGTCAACCCGCCCCACACCCATCCTCGTGCAACGGAAATTTTCACGGTTATTCAAGGAACATTTGAGGTCGGGTTTGTGACCTCCAATCCTGAAAATCATCTAATGACCAAAGTACTAAACGAAGGTGATGTTTTTGTGTTTCCGGAGGGACTTGTCCATTTCCAACGCAACAAGGGGACCGGTAACGCTGTCGCCATTGCAGGGCTGAGTAGCCAGAGCCCCGGTGTTATTACGGTTGCGAATTCGATATTTGGATCCAACCCTAAGATTCCTAATGATCTTCTTGCCAAGGCTTTCCAAGTTGATACTAAGACGGTTGATTCGATCATGTCCAAATTCTAG
- the LOC125213452 gene encoding probable protein phosphatase 2C 28 has product MDGPDIVTVKRERSVSNSEADVIKIKRSQTPDDIMSAILKEENRKREKRHVSHGCHLVEGKMKHGMEDCLVATCKKIDGHDLGLYAIFDGHSGRDVAQYLQTHLFHNILNQPDFWRSPKEAVRRAYEETDKDILENVVGSRGGSTAVTAIVIDGEKVVVANIGDSRAVVCRNGEAKQVSVDHEALKEKKMVESKGGFVSHKPGNVPRVDGQLAMTRAFGDGRLKAHITSRPDIAIETIDEHTEFIVLASDGVWHVMSNEEAVDCIRGMKDGGEAAKDLINQALSRGSKDDISCVVVLFQD; this is encoded by the exons ATGGACGGCCCAGATATCGTCACGGTTAAG AGGGAAAGATCGGTTTCGAATAGTGAGGCTGACGTCATTAAGATTAAG AGGAGCCAAACACCCGATGATATCATGTCAGCCATTCTCAAG GAGGAAAACAGGAAGAGGGAGAAACGGCATGTCTCTCATGGCTGCCATTTAGTGGAAGGGAAAATGAAGCATGGAATGGAGGACTGTTTGGTCGCGACGTGCAAGAAAATCGACGGCCACGACCTCGGTTTATACGCCATTTTCGACGGCCATTCCGGCCGCGATGTCGCCCAATATCTACAAACTCACCTATTTCATAATATATTGAATCAG CCTGATTTTTGGAGAAGCCCAAAAGAAGCAGTTAGGAGGGCTTATGAGGAGACGGACAAAGATATCCTCGAGAATGTGGTGGGTTCCCGAGGCGGTTCAACTGCGGTGACGGCGATAGTGATCGACGGAGAGAAGGTGGTTGTGGCGAACATTGGCGATTCACGCGCCGTGGTGTGTAGAAATGGGGAGGCGAAGCAGGTGTCGGTGGACCATGAGGccttgaaggagaagaaaatggTTGAGAGCAAGGGCGGGTTCGTGTCCCATAAACCGG GGAATGTGCCGAGGGTGGACGGGCAACTTGCAATGACGAGGGCGTTTGGAGACGGGCGGCTCAAGGCTCACATTACATCGAGACCGGATATTGCTATAGAGACGATTGATGAACACACAGAGTTCATTGTATTAGCGAGCGATGGAGTGTGGCATGTAATGTCGAATGAAGAAGCTGTGGATTGCATAAGAGGAATGAAGGATGGTGGTGAGGCTGCAAAAGACTTGATCAATCAGGCACTTTCAAGGGGCTCCAAAGATGACATTTCATGCGTCGTTGTCTTGTTTCAAGATTGA